From Woronichinia naegeliana WA131, the proteins below share one genomic window:
- a CDS encoding UDP-N-acetyl glucosamine 2-epimerase: MEIPKPDYHLGIVSGNHGQQTGRMLEAIQTVLIIEKPDWALVYGDTNSTLAGALAAVKRSIPIAHIEVGLRSFNRQMPEEINRVLTDHSSDLLFAPTEAAVNNLKKEGIDTNKIRLVGDVMYDAALFYGEESDRQCPNCWIF, encoded by the coding sequence TTGGAAATCCCTAAGCCTGATTATCATTTAGGCATTGTTTCGGGGAATCATGGTCAACAAACAGGTAGAATGTTAGAGGCCATTCAAACCGTTTTAATTATAGAAAAACCTGATTGGGCTCTCGTTTATGGCGATACAAACTCAACTCTAGCAGGAGCCTTAGCCGCCGTTAAACGATCTATTCCTATTGCCCATATAGAGGTAGGTTTACGCTCTTTTAATCGCCAAATGCCTGAAGAAATTAATCGCGTTCTAACCGATCACAGTTCAGATTTGCTGTTTGCACCAACAGAGGCTGCTGTTAATAATTTAAAAAAAGAAGGCATTGACACGAATAAAATACGCCTTGTCGGTGATGTGATGTATGATGCGGCTCTTTTCTATGGGGAGGAAAGCGATCGCCAATGCCCTAATTGTTGGATATTTTGA
- a CDS encoding DUF2283 domain-containing protein — translation MAEAELLKSVPYLLTAPSSQIWTSYDQEADVLYISFRKPQNANDSVLEDSLIYHYHDQDLVGITVLNASQLK, via the coding sequence ATGGCAGAAGCCGAACTTCTAAAATCCGTTCCCTATTTGTTGACGGCTCCGTCTTCTCAGATTTGGACAAGTTATGATCAAGAAGCTGATGTTCTTTACATTAGTTTTCGCAAGCCTCAAAATGCGAATGATAGTGTTCTGGAAGATAGTTTAATTTATCATTATCATGATCAGGATTTAGTCGGCATCACGGTTTTAAATGCTTCTCAGTTGAAATGA
- a CDS encoding type II toxin-antitoxin system VapC family toxin: MTVYIFDTDHLSLYGRKHTALITNLRVKRIKLITTVVNVEEQLRGRLAQVAEAKSRNQCVFAYQRLVETLLLLSDFEILFYDENAEKEYQLLRKQGLRVGSQDLRIASIVIAYGGVLLTRNCQDFEKIPGLLFEDWSI, encoded by the coding sequence ATGACTGTTTATATTTTTGATACTGATCACCTTAGCCTTTATGGGCGTAAACATACTGCTCTGATAACTAATTTAAGAGTAAAACGAATTAAGTTGATAACAACGGTGGTAAATGTTGAAGAACAATTAAGAGGTCGTTTAGCTCAGGTGGCGGAAGCAAAGTCAAGAAACCAATGTGTTTTTGCTTACCAAAGGTTAGTGGAGACGCTTCTATTGTTATCAGATTTTGAGATTTTGTTTTACGATGAAAATGCTGAAAAAGAGTACCAATTATTACGGAAACAGGGTCTTCGTGTGGGAAGTCAGGATTTGCGAATTGCTTCAATAGTTATTGCCTACGGGGGAGTTTTGTTAACGAGAAATTGTCAGGATTTTGAGAAAATTCCTGGATTATTGTTTGAGGATTGGTCAATTTAG
- a CDS encoding transposase has product MWAYIQKQPQETKRLLGIEYPKLLELITYGKLLKKEFEESKTTLIKAGGGNKPKLSEEEQIVLMLVYLRHYPTFQLLGIMFEISESSAHNIFNYWQSLFGENLPASLFEQLKKLPEEIEKVKEELIQHELIVDATEQPVERPLGQEAQKPYYSGKQKRHTSKSQIIICPKIKEIVDVVIGEIGSKSDVQILRQRLAKFHQEQGFLGDKAYEGEFQLTTPKKKPKGRELSKEEKERNSWLSSRRVVVEHMIRLLKVFKVMQEKFRLRKGRYKSLISTVCGLVRLRINALILSIIKCSESGQVIEVKMSHCFLPELNLEV; this is encoded by the coding sequence ATGTGGGCTTATATTCAAAAACAGCCTCAAGAAACAAAGAGGTTGTTAGGAATAGAGTACCCAAAATTATTAGAGCTTATAACCTATGGCAAATTACTTAAAAAAGAATTTGAAGAAAGCAAAACCACACTGATTAAAGCAGGTGGTGGAAATAAACCGAAATTATCAGAGGAGGAGCAAATAGTTTTAATGCTAGTTTACTTAAGGCATTATCCGACCTTTCAGCTACTAGGAATAATGTTTGAAATAAGTGAATCGTCTGCCCATAATATATTCAATTATTGGCAGTCACTATTCGGAGAAAATTTACCAGCAAGTCTATTTGAACAACTAAAAAAGTTGCCAGAAGAAATAGAAAAAGTTAAAGAGGAGCTAATCCAACATGAACTAATAGTGGATGCGACAGAACAACCAGTAGAAAGACCTTTAGGGCAGGAGGCACAAAAACCATACTACTCAGGTAAACAAAAAAGGCATACCTCAAAAAGCCAAATAATCATTTGCCCAAAAATCAAGGAGATTGTGGATGTTGTGATAGGAGAAATAGGTTCAAAGAGCGATGTACAAATATTACGTCAAAGATTGGCTAAATTCCATCAAGAACAAGGCTTTCTAGGTGATAAAGCCTACGAGGGAGAATTCCAATTAACAACACCAAAAAAGAAACCAAAGGGGCGAGAATTAAGCAAAGAAGAAAAAGAAAGAAATAGTTGGTTATCGTCTCGACGAGTAGTGGTTGAACATATGATTCGATTGCTCAAAGTATTCAAAGTGATGCAAGAAAAATTTAGACTAAGAAAGGGAAGATATAAGTCATTAATCTCAACAGTATGTGGATTGGTGAGACTAAGGATAAATGCGCTGATATTAAGCATTATAAAATGTAGCGAATCAGGGCAGGTAATTGAGGTAAAGATGAGTCATTGTTTTTTGCCAGAATTGAATTTGGAGGTCTGA
- a CDS encoding ABC transporter permease, producing the protein MSQIVTVIRAKNQSFGDTLKEFWEYRELLYMLTLRRISVRYKQTIVGIAWVLIQPLIAMTIFNVIFGKLVKIPSQGIPYPIFVYSALVLWGLFSEGLNRSSLSLIGEAQLISKVYFPRLMIPFSAVASAWVDFAISLFLLLPLTFIYGLRPTWSLLLIPVVMVITMILTTGLGVFLAAMNVRYRDFQYLVPFLVQVLLYASPVVYSIEIVPPHLHFWYYLNPLAGLLDMFRFAVTGQTTYSWLGFGWSVISSLIFFGLGTWVFRSVERGFADYV; encoded by the coding sequence ATGAGTCAGATCGTAACCGTTATTCGAGCTAAGAATCAATCCTTTGGAGATACTCTTAAGGAATTTTGGGAATATCGAGAATTATTGTATATGTTAACGCTGCGGCGTATTAGTGTGCGCTATAAGCAAACCATCGTTGGCATTGCCTGGGTGTTGATTCAGCCGTTAATAGCGATGACTATTTTTAACGTTATTTTTGGGAAGTTAGTGAAAATTCCTTCTCAGGGTATTCCCTATCCCATTTTTGTCTATTCTGCCTTGGTATTATGGGGATTATTTTCGGAGGGACTTAACCGTTCTAGTTTAAGTTTAATTGGGGAAGCCCAGTTAATTTCTAAGGTCTATTTTCCGCGTTTAATGATTCCTTTTTCTGCCGTCGCTTCTGCCTGGGTAGATTTTGCGATTTCGTTATTTTTATTATTGCCTTTGACTTTTATTTACGGATTAAGACCGACCTGGAGTTTACTGTTGATCCCTGTCGTAATGGTCATCACAATGATTCTAACGACGGGTTTGGGGGTGTTCTTAGCCGCGATGAATGTTCGTTACCGAGATTTTCAGTATCTTGTTCCTTTTTTAGTGCAGGTTTTGCTCTACGCTTCGCCTGTCGTTTATTCTATCGAAATTGTGCCTCCTCATTTACATTTTTGGTATTATTTGAACCCCCTCGCTGGCTTGTTGGATATGTTTCGATTTGCGGTCACGGGACAGACAACTTATAGCTGGTTAGGTTTTGGCTGGTCAGTCATTAGTTCTCTGATTTTCTTTGGCTTAGGAACCTGGGTTTTTCGTTCTGTGGAACGAGGTTTTGCCGATTATGTTTAG
- a CDS encoding type II toxin-antitoxin system HicB family antitoxin, producing the protein MQYQVFVKNESPERFVASVVGMNNVIEVGKTEEEAIDRIRLALEGLLHQGKFVSLEVPSPSEFPPMKYAGILADDSSFDDLVEKLVAIRKQENLRDDE; encoded by the coding sequence ATGCAGTATCAAGTTTTTGTGAAAAATGAGTCTCCTGAGCGTTTTGTTGCTTCTGTGGTGGGAATGAATAATGTGATAGAGGTTGGAAAAACGGAGGAGGAGGCTATTGATCGAATTAGATTGGCATTAGAAGGTTTACTACACCAAGGCAAGTTTGTCAGTCTAGAGGTTCCATCTCCGTCAGAGTTTCCGCCGATGAAATATGCAGGGATTCTGGCCGATGATTCGAGTTTCGATGATCTCGTGGAAAAATTGGTCGCTATTAGGAAACAGGAGAATTTAAGGGATGACGAATGA
- a CDS encoding DUF5678 domain-containing protein produces MKTPQHWYEKNKSQLKQYRGQWIAYDSDGIIAHHAKYEKNDSVFTPRSTDYLIGRIYETEFVEPVKFYPIRFKILKKHE; encoded by the coding sequence ATGAAAACGCCTCAACACTGGTATGAAAAAAACAAAAGTCAACTGAAACAGTATCGCGGTCAGTGGATTGCTTATGATAGTGATGGCATTATTGCTCATCATGCTAAGTACGAAAAAAATGATTCAGTCTTTACCCCTAGAAGTACTGATTATCTGATCGGACGAATTTATGAAACAGAGTTTGTTGAGCCTGTAAAATTCTATCCTATTCGGTTTAAAATCCTAAAAAAGCACGAATGA